The Oreochromis niloticus isolate F11D_XX linkage group LG13, O_niloticus_UMD_NMBU, whole genome shotgun sequence genome has a window encoding:
- the LOC102082544 gene encoding uncharacterized protein LOC102082544 isoform X1, giving the protein MDQMIEEVSERGKQKWLERVKREFQNGPLASNVVFGFILTVLERLVETEFECPCKGTDVNRGFVASFFIIPGILAFVLMASVQGLKCSCDKDNVIRFFHCLVPAFVWTILLVFDGRYIACGKTDWSGRYVTADKATPLKWCEPENGTSYQDRLKDSQDWYFHSQRVGLGLVLALALVLASVLITNCIMNKPKQQQTNPPAEIQPSLNAPPEASKEGKQEWLERVKREFQNGPLASNVVFGFILTVLERLVETEFECPCKEKCNGGFVAAFFIIPGILAFVLMASVQRPKCSCHCLVPAFVWMILLVFDGRYIACAMTDWSGRYVTADKATPLKWCEPENGTSYQDRLKDSQDWYFHSQWAGLGLVLVLALPFLWPFVWALVLALFQFFVWAKDRITKCIGSICSKEQQNNSPAQSQPGVHASPGTELPKTE; this is encoded by the exons ATGGATCAAATGATTGAAG AAGTGAgtgaaagaggaaaacaaaaatggCTGGAAAGAGTAAAAAGAGAATTTCAAAATGGCCCACTTGCATCAAATGTTGTGTTTGGCTTTATTTTGACGGTCCTGGAAAGGTTGGTGGAGACAGAGTTTGAGTGCCCCTGTAAAGGGACAGACGTGAATCGTGGGTTTGTGGCTTCATTCTTCATCATTCCAGGGATTTTGGCCTTTGTGCTGATGGCTTCAGTTCAAGGACTGAAGTGCTCATGTGACAAAGACAATGTAATCAGATTCTTTCACTGCCTTGTCCCTGCATTTGTGTGGACGATCCTGTTGGTCTTTGATGGCCGCTACATTGCTTGTGGAAAGACTGATTGGTCAGGCAGGTATGTAACTGCTGACAAAGCTACCCCACTGAAATGGTGTGAACCAGAGAATGGTACCTCATATCAGGATAGACTGAAGGACTCTCAGGACTGGTACTTTCACTCTCAG cGGGTTGGACTTGGCTTGGTCTTGGCCCTGGCATTAGTCTTGGCTTCAGTCCTGATCACAAACTGCATCATGAATAAACCTAAACAACAGCAAACCAATCCTCCTGCAGAAATTCAACCCAGTCTCAATGCTCCTCCAG AAGCGagtaaagaaggaaaacaagaaTGGCTGGAAAGAGTAAAAAGAGAATTTCAAAATGGCCCACTTGCATCAAATGTTGTGTTTGGCTTTATTTTGACGGTCCTGGAAAGGTTGGTGGAGACAGAGTTTGAGTGCCCCTGTAAAGAGAAATGCAATGGTGGGTTTGTGGCTGCATTCTTCATCATTCCAGGGATTTTGGCCTTTGTGCTGATGGCTTCAGTTCAACGACCGAAATGCTCATGTCACTGCCTTGTCCCTGCATTTGTGTGGATGATCCTGTTGGTCTTTGATGGCCGCTACATTGCTTGTGCAATGACTGATTGGTCAGGCAGGTATGTAACTGCTGACAAAGCTACCCCACTGAAATGGTGTGAACCAGAGAATGGTACCTCATATCAGGATAGACTGAAGGACTCTCAGGACTGGTACTTTCACTCTCAG tGGGCTGGACTTggcttggtcttggtcttggccTTGCCCTTTCTCTGGCCCTTTGTCTGGGCCTTGGTCTTGGCCTTGTTCCAGTTCTTTGTCTGGGCCAAAGACCGGATTACAAAATGCATTGGAAGTATATGTTCTAAAGAACAGCAAAACAATTCTCCTGCACAAAGTCAACCCGGTGTCCATGCTTCTCCAG gtactgaactcccaaagactgaatga